The Mesorhizobium sp. INR15 region TCCAGCGTGCTCATGCCGTTGGCGCGCACCGAGGCGCAGCGGTCCGACAGGCCGGAGAGCCGCAGCCGGTCCTCGATCGGCGGCACCGAGCGTTGCAGCGTGGTCACCACGGAATAGCTGCGGCCGATCATCATCGCCATGTGGGCGGAGGCTTCGCAGATCTCGATCACCGGCTGCTCGATCAACTCCTGCAGCCCGTCGCGGCCATGCTCGCCAAAGCCGGCCATCACCACCGCGTCGAATGGCTCGTCATAGGCAAGTACGCGGTCCATGACGGCGACCGCCGAAATGTAGCTTTCAAAATTGCAATCGACCGCTTCGGCGCCGAAGAACGGCGTCAGCGTGACGATCTCGGTGCCGGGCGATGCGGCGCGTTTCGCGGCCTCGTCGATGACATCCGACATCGACTGGCTGGTGTTGACGTTGACGACCAGGATCTTCATCTCAGGCACTCCTTTTCAAGCCTTGGATCTCGCCGGCGGCAACGCCATCGCGAGCAATCAATGCGCCGCGTGGGCGGCCGAACAGTTCGATGCGGCGACCGCGCAGGAAGGTTTCCCTGACGACGCCGGTAAGTTGCTTGCCGGCATAGGGCGTCACCGGATGGCGGTGATGCAGACGGACCGGATCGACGGTGAATTCCAGGTCGGGCGCGAAGACCGCGAAATCCGCGTCGCTGCCGACCGCGAGCCGGCCCTTGTGCGGCAGGCCGGCGAGCAGCGCCGGACGCTCGGCCATCCAGCCGACGACGTCGGCCAGTGAATGGCCGCGCCGCCGCGCCTCGCTCCACACAACCGGCAGACCAAGCTGCAGCGAGGAGATGCCGCCCCAGGCGGCGCCGAAATCGCCTGACACCAGTTCCTTCATCTCAGGCTTGCACGGCGAATGATCGGAGACGACCATGGTCAATACGCCCTCGCCCATGCCGGCCCACAGCTTCTCACGGTTGCGTGCCTCGCGGATCGGCGGCCCGACCTTGGCGGTGGTTTCGCCGTTGCCGATCTCCTCGGCGCAGAGGCTGAGGTAATGCGGGCAGGTCTCGACGCTGAGCCGCACTCCGTCCTCGATGGCCGAGGCGATCATCGGCAGCGCGTCGGCGCTCGACAGATGCAGGATGTGAGCGCGGGCGCCGGTCACGCGCGCGGCTTCGATCACCTGCGCAATCGACAGGTTCTCGATGCCCTTAGGCCGCGATGCCAGATAGTCGGCATAGCGTCTTGTGCTGACATTGGGCATCCGCGCCGATGCCTCGGCGCTCTCTGCGTGAACAATGAAGGTCGAGCCAAGGCCGGCCACCACCCGCATCACGCTTTCCATGTGCTCTGGCGTAATGCCTGGGAAGTCGTCGGTGCCGGTGTCGCACAGGAACGACTTGAAGCCGAGCACGCCGGCCGCGTGCAGCTTCGGCAGTTCCGCGAGATTGGAGGGGATGGCGCCACCCCAGAAGCCGACATCGACGTGGCACTGGCCATCGGCGGCGGCGCGCTTGGCGGCCAGCGCCTCCAGCGTCACTGTCGTCGGCACGCTGTCCAGCGGCATGTCGACCAGCGTGGTGATGCCGCCGGCAGCGGCCGCGCGGGTCGCGGTCAGAAACCCTTCCCAATCGGTGTTGCCGGGCTCGCAGATATGCACGTGGCTGTCGACAAGGCCGGGCAGAAGCACGGCATCGTTGCCGAGCGTGACGGTCTCACCGGCGACGGCTGGCGTGTCGATCGCCCCGATGCGAACGATCCTGCCGCCGGCGACGCCGACCGACACCGCCCTTTCGCCGTCGGGCAGGATGGCGCGCGGCGCCCTGATAAGCAGGTCGAGGGATGTCATCGCTATACCTCCCGGATGCGCGGCGGTGCCGCGACAGACGTATTGATTGAGTGGAGGGATTGGAGTTCCGGGGGCCGTGGCCGGCTCCCGGAACGCTCAGGTTCAGATGCTGGAGAAGCCGAGCAACGCTTTCACATTGGCGCGCTTGTGGACCAGCGTTACGCCGATCAGATAGACTACCGCGCCAGTCAGCCAGGACTGCAGGGCTGGGAAGCCGATATAGTCGCTGTTGAGCACCGGGATCAGGCCGGCCGTGTAGACGCCGACCAGCGTGCCGGCAGCAAGCGCGATGACGCCCGGCCAGTTGGCGATGCCAAGCTCGCTCCAGTTGGCGACCCGGAACATCGGCCGCTTGATGCCGAACAGCCAAGGCAGCAGGAACAGATCGATCGCCATGATCGTGCTGGCCACCGGCACGGTGGTAGAGCCGATGCTGGTGGTCAGGTTGAACGTGTCCTGCAGATTGGGCAGGTAGAAGGTCAGCACCGATGCGATCAGCCCGAGGCCGACGACCGTGTACTGGCGCTTCCAGCCGCGAATGCCCGACAGCACATTCTGCGCGCCGTTCACCGCGATGTAGAGATTGCCATCCTGCACCGCCCACTGGTTGATGACGATGACGATGATGCCGAGCAGCGCGCTGCCGAACATGGTGAAGTTGACGAAGTAGCTGATGCTCGGTCCGAAATCCGGCTGGTTGGACAGTGCGGCGATCATGTAGCCCATGATCGGGAACAGCAGAGCGCCGACCAGATAGGAGATGACGATGGTCGGGATGTTCCACCACGCGGCGCGTCCGGCCTTGGCATAGCGGAAGAAGTCCGGCTCGTTACCCCAGGTCGACAGGCCGACCATGCTGCCGATGACCATGAGCATCCCGGTCTTCGAGTCGACATGCGGCACGGCCGCCAGCACGCTGCTGGACACGGTGGTGAAGGCCAGGATGGTGGCGAAGATGCCCCACACCAGGATCACCGGCACGGCGACGAACTGGGCGAAGCGCTGTACGCCCTCGAAGCCGAAATAGGTGTTGACGATCATGACGATGGCCAGCAGCGCTGTGATGGCGCCGACCGCCGGCAAGGTCATCAGCCCGCCGGCGATGTCGATGATGAACTTCACCGTGAACAGATAGAAGGCCATGCCGTTGACGATGAGAAGCAGCGAGACCAGCCCGCTGCCGAGTGTGCCGAAGATGCTGCGCGCCATGACCGAATGGGTCTGGCCGGTGACGGCGCCGGCATTCGCCGAGCCGATGCAGTAGAGGCTCATCACGGCGGCGGCGATCAGCATCGCCACCGTCAGTTCAGCAAGGGTCAGGCCCTGGAAGCGCGCGCCGTAACCGACGAGCACGGTGCCGAACACCGCCTGCATCGACAGGAATTGCGCCAGCATGCGGAAATTCGAGCGCCGCTTGGATTGTGGCACCACGGACTCGGTATAATCAGCAATGTCCGCCTCTGTGACCGACAGGATGGTCTCAACGCCGTCGGCGAAGGCCGGAGGCGTTTCGTTCGGCAGCGTCTGCCTGGGCGATATGGGAGTTTGCACGGTCATCTCAGATTCCCCTTTGCGAGGTTGTTCCCCTGGTCGACACGCTGCTCGCCTTGCCTCTAGGGCAGCATCAACGAGACCGATGCAATGTCGCCATGTCCAACCATAGAAAAGGCCTCCACCCCCCATCAACGTCCAAAGATCGAACGTGATGCATTGACGAAATCAATGCATTTATCCCCCTCACCCAGCCCGCGACGGGTCGACAATCTCGGCGATGAACAGGTCTCGCGCCGTGTTGCCGGGGCTTTGCGGGTCTGTCACCACGAACATGTTGTTGCGCGGCACGTTGTTTCCCTGAAGCAGCGGCCACAGCCGGCCCGCATCGACATCGGGCTGCGCATAACCCTCAGGCAGGAAACACAGGCCGACGCCGAGTACCGCAAGCCGCTTGGCCTCCTCGAGATGATCGGACATGCCGGCGATGTTGCGGCCAAGCCCATACTCGAGCCGGAACTGGGTCAGCTCGTCGCCCTCGTCGGCGCCGGTCAGCACGAAGGCATCCACGGAGAGGTCCGCGGGTTCGGCAACGGCCTTGCCGAACAGCGGATGCGGACGCCCGCAATAGGGCCGATGGATTTCGGTGAACAGATGGAGATAGTCAAGCTCGGCCCGCTGGACCCTCGCTGGCGAGATGCCCACATCGATCTTGTGCTGGATCAGCGAATTGATCACCTCGGTCCACGCCGCCACCTCCACGATCAGCTCGACGGCCGGATATTTCGCATGGAACGCAGCGATGGCGTCATCAAGGGCCGGCGCGACCAGGTTGCTGACCAGCATGACCCTGAGATGTCCACGTATCTCCGCCTTGACGTCGGACAGCCGAGCGGGGATCTCGCGGATGGCGCCGGTGAAATCCCGGCACCTCTCGGCCAGGATGCGTCCTTCCTCGGTCAGCTCGAACCCGGTCGGACCGCGATGGCATAGCGTAACGCCCAGCCGCTCCTCCAGCCGCCGCAAGGCGAGGCTCAGCGCCGGCTGCTTACGGTTGAGCTCCCGCGCCGCCCGGGTGACGCTGCGAGCATTGGCGATCTCATGGAAGAACTTGAGCAGATTCCAGTCCAGGTTCCTGGCGAACTGCAGGTCCCGCACCGTCGCATCCGCCTGCTTGCGCGCCAACGCCTTGCCCCTTGATGTCCGCGTGGGCCGTGAGCTTAGGCGGGGAAGCCGCCAGCGGCAACGTATTGCGGAGAGAAGAAAGCCACCCACATTGACCTTGCCCCCACATCGTCTAGGTTCTGGCCCAGACGGCCGCTAAGAGCCGCGATGCTGGAAACGTTGGGAGTGATGCGGCATGTTCCTGACACTGGCGCTGCTTGCTGGTCTTGTCCTGGCCTGGCTGCTGATTGGCGTGGCGGAAAAATTCCGCCTCGGCCTGCGCTTCACCCAGGCGTTGCTCTACGTGCCGTTCAAGCTCGCCTACCGGATCAGCGACGACCGCATCAAGATCGCGCGTAAAGCGCAAGTCCCGGTCATCTACGTCATCTCACACCAATCGCGCTTCGAGCCGGCGCTGATGCTGTCGCTGCTGCCCGACGACACGCTGCATATACTCGACGACGCCTCGGCCAAAGCCCCCTGGCTTGAGCCCTGGCGCGAGCTTGGCCGCACCATCGCCTTCAATGCCGAACATGTCTTCGTCAGCCGCCGGCTGGTACGTGTCTTGAAGGGCAAGGGCCGGCTGGCCGTCTACTTGCCCGATGCGGTCGAGCCCGACGTCAAGACGTTTCGGCTGTTTCGTGCCGTGACCCGCATCGCCATGCAGGCCGATGCCCGTATCGTGCCGATCTTCGTTGGCGGCGCACGCACCTTGCCTGTGTCGCTGACGCCTGCCAACGTCGCGCCGCGCCGCTGGTTTCCAAGTCTTTCGATCAGCGTGCTGGAGCCGATGACGATCGGCGAGATGGTGGCCAGGAACCCGGATCAGGCCTCCAACACCAATGCCCTGTTCGATCGTTTCGCCGAAGCCCGCTTTGGCGCAACCGACCTCAACCGAGGCCTTTTCCTCGCGATGCGCGACGCCGCCGACCGCGTTGGCGCTTCCCATCCCATCATCGAGGACGTCATCTCTGGCGCGCTGAGCTACAGAAAACTGTTCATCGGTGCGCGCGTACTGGGCCGGCGCTTCGAAGCGGTGACGGCGCCGGGCGAAGCGGTCGGGCTGATGCTGCCCAACGCCAATGGCGTGGTTCTATCGCTCACAGGGCTGCTGTCGGCGGGCCGCGTGGCAGCGATGATCAACTACACCGCCGGTCCGGCCAGCGTGACAGCCGCGGTGCGCACCGCCGTGATCCGCACTGTCATCTCTTCGCGCGCCTTCGTCGAGAAAGCGGACATCGCCGACATCGTCGCGGCGGTCGAAAAGGGCGGCGCGAAACTTATGTGGCTGGAGGATGTCCGCAGCAGCGTCACCAAGCTGGACAAACTTGCCGCTGCCCTTTTCTGGCGCTGGCCACTGCAGCGGCAGGATGCGACAAAACCGGCGGTGATCCTGTTCACCTCCGGCTCGGAAGGCACGCCGAAGGCAGTCGTGCTGTCGCACAAGAACATGCTTGCCAATGCGATGCAGGCCGAAGCACGCATCACCATTTCGCCAGCCGACATCCTGCTCAATGTGCTGCCGGTGTTCCATTCGTTCGGCTTGACGGGCGGCACCATCCTGCCGCTGGTCACCGGCGTCAAACTGTTCCTCTACCCCTCGCCGCTGCATTACAAGATCATCCCGGAGATCGCGCGCAAGGTGCGGCCGACCATCATGTTCGGCACCGATACGTTCCTCGCCAACTACGCGCGGACCGCCAAGGACGGCGATTTTTCCAGCCTGCGCTTCGTGGTCGCCGGTGCCGAGGCGGTGAAGCCTGAAACACGGCGCATCTACCGCGAGCGGTTCCAGGCCGAGATCATTGAAGGGTTCGGGCTTACGGAAGCGGCGCCCGTGGTTGCCGTCAACACCGCCATCCATGGCCGCGATGGCACCGTTGGCCGTCTGCTGCCGGCCATGCGCATGAAGCTTGAACCGGTCGAGGGCATCAGCGACGCCGGCCAATTGTGGCTCGATGGACCCAACCTGATGATGGGCTACATGACCGCCGACCGCCCCGGCGAACTGCAACCCTTGACCGGCTGGCACGACACGGGCGACATCGTCGCCGTGGACCGCGAAGGCTTCATCACCATTCGCGGCCGGGCCAAGCGCTTTGCCAAGATCGCCGGCGAGATGGTGTCGCTTGGCGCGGTCGAGATGCTGGTACAGTCACTGTGGCCGGAAGAGCGTCACGCGGCGGTGGCGGTGCCCGACAAGCGGCGGGGCGAACGCATCGTGCTGGTCACCACCGCCGACGACGCCAATCCAGATGAGCTGCGCAAGTTCGGCAAACAGGCCGGAGCCGCCGAGTTGATGGTGCCGAACGACATCGTCAAGGTCGAGGAAATTCCGGTGCTGGGCTCCGGCAAGACCGACTATGTATCGACCCGCAAGCTGGCGATCGACAAGCTGGGGCTGAGCGTGGCGGCCTGAGTCGGATCAAAGGCTTCGGCGGGCTTGCTTAACCGATATCCGAAGGCGGGACCTTCTCACCTTCTCGCTTGGCGCGCTTGGAATAGGCGCGCACGCTGAACGGCAGGAAGATCAGGTATCCCGCGACCGAAGCGGTCAGCGTGTACCAGGGATAGGTCATCAGCAGAAGAATGTAGAGAACGACGCCAAGGATGATCGGCAGCACCTTGTCGCCCGGTATCTTGAAGCTTTTGCCGGAATAGACCGGCAGTCTGCTGACCAGCAGGAAGGCGACCAGCACGGTGAAGCCGGTGGCGACAAAGGCGGCCGGCCGGCCGGGTTCGACGCCAAGCCGCAGGAAATAGAGATAGAGCGGCAGCATGACCAAAACGGCGCCCGCGGGCGCCGGCACGCCGACGAAATATTCGGACTGCCAGGCCGGACGATCGGTTTCCTCGTCGAGCACGTTGAAACGGGCCAGCCGCAGACCACAGGCGATGGCGAACAGAAGTGCTGCGATCCAGCCCGGCGAGCCGGCGCGGTCGAGCAGGAAGGCATAAAGCACGAGAGCCGGCGCCACGCCAAAATTGACGATATCGGCCAGCGAATCCATCTGCGCGCCGAATTTGGAAGTCGCCTTCAGCATCCGCGCCAGACGGCCGTCGATGCCGTCAAGGAATGCGGCAAGCAGCACCATCACCACCGCAGGTTCGAAACGGCCCTCGAAGCCGAAGCGGATGCCGGACAGGCCGGCACAGATGGCAAGCACGGTGACGAGATTTGGCAGCACCATGCGCATCGGAATTTCGCGGATGCGCGGGCCGCCGCTGCCATGAGCTTCGAATTTTTTGTACTGGGTGCCCACCGGTCAGGAAATCCGCACGAGGGGCGTACCGGCAATACCGCCGAATTCGGCCAGCACGGTTTCACCGGCAACCGCCGTCTGGCCGACGGCGACGCGCGGCGTCGCTGCTACCGGCAGGAAGACGTCGACGCGGGAACCGAAGCGGATCAGGCCAAAACGCTCGCCGATGGCGATCGAACCGCCGGCCTCGGCCCAGCAGACGATACGCCGCGCCACCAGGCCGGCGATCTGCACGGCGGCAACCGTGCCGTTGGGGCTCTCGATGACGAGGCCATTGCGTTCGTTCTCGGTGCTGGCCTTGTCGAGTTCGGCGTTGAGGAACTTTCCAGGCCGATGCTCGATACGGGAAATCTTGCCGCGCACCGGAGCGCGGTTCACATGGCAGGAAAAGACGTTCATGAACACCGAGATACGTGTCATTTCACCGCTGCCGAGACCAAGTTCGCGCGGTGGCACGGCCGGGCCGACCGCCGATATGATGCCATCCGCCGGACTCACCACCAGGCGGTCATCGACCGGCGTCACCCGCTCGGGGTCGCGGTAGAAATAGACGCACCATGCGGTCAGGATGAGGCCGATCCAGAACAGGATCGACGAGAAATAACCTAGGAAAAGAGTTGCCGCGCCAAAGGCGGCGATGAACGGATAGCCCTCGCGATGGATCGGAACGAACGCGTTTTTGATTGAGTCGACGAGGCTCATCGGGCTGGGGCGGGCTCCGTTTCAGGTGGGGCCTGTCTATCGGAAACGACTTACCGCCGCAACGCGACAATCATGCAGAACAACGGAAGCGGTCATACGGGTCGTCGCATGGCCAACGGCTCCCGCTGGCCTGTACGCCCGTCGTCACGTGCTTGTGACGGTGACGCGGTTGCCAATCCGTGCGAATTGTTGACGTCAAAACTCAGGCGAGCCGATCAGCCCCAGCCTTGAAAGAGGACTTCATGACGAGCCGCCTGTCTTCGCCAAGATGCTTGTCTTCGCCAAGGTCAATGAAACCGGCGGGCTTCGCCGCGATCATTTTGGTGCTCGCATCCTGTGGCGGTGCGCTCGCACAAGCCAAGCCATCCTTCGACTGCGCCAAGGCCACCAGTGTGGCCGAAAAAGCCATATGCGCCGACACCGCCTTGGCCCTGGCTGACGCCGATGTCGCCAAAAACTACGCGGCCGCGCTGAAAATGCTCGACCCTGTTGCCGGCAAGGCCTTGCGCGACGATCAGCGTGACTTCACGCAATACCGCGACGAGATCGCCGGG contains the following coding sequences:
- a CDS encoding LysR family transcriptional regulator, which codes for MARKQADATVRDLQFARNLDWNLLKFFHEIANARSVTRAARELNRKQPALSLALRRLEERLGVTLCHRGPTGFELTEEGRILAERCRDFTGAIREIPARLSDVKAEIRGHLRVMLVSNLVAPALDDAIAAFHAKYPAVELIVEVAAWTEVINSLIQHKIDVGISPARVQRAELDYLHLFTEIHRPYCGRPHPLFGKAVAEPADLSVDAFVLTGADEGDELTQFRLEYGLGRNIAGMSDHLEEAKRLAVLGVGLCFLPEGYAQPDVDAGRLWPLLQGNNVPRNNMFVVTDPQSPGNTARDLFIAEIVDPSRAG
- a CDS encoding phosphatidylcholine/phosphatidylserine synthase; translation: MGTQYKKFEAHGSGGPRIREIPMRMVLPNLVTVLAICAGLSGIRFGFEGRFEPAVVMVLLAAFLDGIDGRLARMLKATSKFGAQMDSLADIVNFGVAPALVLYAFLLDRAGSPGWIAALLFAIACGLRLARFNVLDEETDRPAWQSEYFVGVPAPAGAVLVMLPLYLYFLRLGVEPGRPAAFVATGFTVLVAFLLVSRLPVYSGKSFKIPGDKVLPIILGVVLYILLLMTYPWYTLTASVAGYLIFLPFSVRAYSKRAKREGEKVPPSDIG
- the allB gene encoding allantoinase AllB, giving the protein MTSLDLLIRAPRAILPDGERAVSVGVAGGRIVRIGAIDTPAVAGETVTLGNDAVLLPGLVDSHVHICEPGNTDWEGFLTATRAAAAGGITTLVDMPLDSVPTTVTLEALAAKRAAADGQCHVDVGFWGGAIPSNLAELPKLHAAGVLGFKSFLCDTGTDDFPGITPEHMESVMRVVAGLGSTFIVHAESAEASARMPNVSTRRYADYLASRPKGIENLSIAQVIEAARVTGARAHILHLSSADALPMIASAIEDGVRLSVETCPHYLSLCAEEIGNGETTAKVGPPIREARNREKLWAGMGEGVLTMVVSDHSPCKPEMKELVSGDFGAAWGGISSLQLGLPVVWSEARRRGHSLADVVGWMAERPALLAGLPHKGRLAVGSDADFAVFAPDLEFTVDPVRLHHRHPVTPYAGKQLTGVVRETFLRGRRIELFGRPRGALIARDGVAAGEIQGLKRSA
- a CDS encoding phosphatidylserine decarboxylase, translating into MSLVDSIKNAFVPIHREGYPFIAAFGAATLFLGYFSSILFWIGLILTAWCVYFYRDPERVTPVDDRLVVSPADGIISAVGPAVPPRELGLGSGEMTRISVFMNVFSCHVNRAPVRGKISRIEHRPGKFLNAELDKASTENERNGLVIESPNGTVAAVQIAGLVARRIVCWAEAGGSIAIGERFGLIRFGSRVDVFLPVAATPRVAVGQTAVAGETVLAEFGGIAGTPLVRIS
- a CDS encoding AMP-binding protein produces the protein MFLTLALLAGLVLAWLLIGVAEKFRLGLRFTQALLYVPFKLAYRISDDRIKIARKAQVPVIYVISHQSRFEPALMLSLLPDDTLHILDDASAKAPWLEPWRELGRTIAFNAEHVFVSRRLVRVLKGKGRLAVYLPDAVEPDVKTFRLFRAVTRIAMQADARIVPIFVGGARTLPVSLTPANVAPRRWFPSLSISVLEPMTIGEMVARNPDQASNTNALFDRFAEARFGATDLNRGLFLAMRDAADRVGASHPIIEDVISGALSYRKLFIGARVLGRRFEAVTAPGEAVGLMLPNANGVVLSLTGLLSAGRVAAMINYTAGPASVTAAVRTAVIRTVISSRAFVEKADIADIVAAVEKGGAKLMWLEDVRSSVTKLDKLAAALFWRWPLQRQDATKPAVILFTSGSEGTPKAVVLSHKNMLANAMQAEARITISPADILLNVLPVFHSFGLTGGTILPLVTGVKLFLYPSPLHYKIIPEIARKVRPTIMFGTDTFLANYARTAKDGDFSSLRFVVAGAEAVKPETRRIYRERFQAEIIEGFGLTEAAPVVAVNTAIHGRDGTVGRLLPAMRMKLEPVEGISDAGQLWLDGPNLMMGYMTADRPGELQPLTGWHDTGDIVAVDREGFITIRGRAKRFAKIAGEMVSLGAVEMLVQSLWPEERHAAVAVPDKRRGERIVLVTTADDANPDELRKFGKQAGAAELMVPNDIVKVEEIPVLGSGKTDYVSTRKLAIDKLGLSVAA
- a CDS encoding aspartate/glutamate racemase family protein yields the protein MKILVVNVNTSQSMSDVIDEAAKRAASPGTEIVTLTPFFGAEAVDCNFESYISAVAVMDRVLAYDEPFDAVVMAGFGEHGRDGLQELIEQPVIEICEASAHMAMMIGRSYSVVTTLQRSVPPIEDRLRLSGLSDRCASVRANGMSTLEVDEDPAGAMRSIVEEARKAVEVDHAEVICLGCAGMAGLEDAITSELGVPVIDGVAAAVRFAEAVVGLGLKTSKVSTYARPDAKRIIGWPLSEALGLRPRPTAIQSGLRVGGRR